Proteins from a single region of Pseudomonas fulva:
- a CDS encoding NAD(P)H-dependent oxidoreductase, with product MTDGAKSGATPLEGDGKRILMIIGSPKSDSLCHSLAEAYALGARTEGHVVRQMRLSEMSFDPVLHEGYSQSQTLEPDLLEAQRQIHWAQHLVFVYPVWWGGLPAQLKGFFDRVLLPGFAFKYRSDSQRWDKLLSGRSADLLVTLDTPRWYFHWIYGAPAHRQMKRTILGFCGIKTRRLETFSPVRPSSENQRQNWIRRAELLGSRV from the coding sequence ATGACTGACGGCGCCAAGAGCGGCGCCACCCCGCTGGAGGGTGACGGCAAGCGGATCCTGATGATCATCGGCTCGCCGAAAAGCGACAGCCTCTGCCATTCCCTGGCGGAGGCCTACGCCCTGGGCGCGCGCACCGAAGGCCATGTGGTGCGGCAGATGCGCCTGAGCGAGATGAGCTTCGATCCGGTGCTGCACGAAGGCTACAGCCAGAGCCAGACCCTGGAACCGGACCTGCTCGAAGCGCAGCGCCAGATCCACTGGGCCCAGCACCTGGTGTTCGTCTACCCGGTGTGGTGGGGCGGCCTGCCGGCCCAGCTCAAGGGCTTTTTCGACCGCGTGCTGCTGCCCGGCTTCGCCTTCAAGTACCGCAGCGACTCGCAGCGCTGGGACAAGCTGCTCAGCGGCCGCAGCGCGGACCTGCTGGTCACCCTCGATACGCCGCGCTGGTACTTTCACTGGATCTACGGCGCGCCGGCCCATCGTCAGATGAAACGTACCATCCTCGGCTTCTGCGGCATCAAAACGCGCCGCCTGGAGACGTTTTCGCCGGTGCGTCCCTCTTCGGAGAATCAGCGGCAGAACTGGATAAGGCGTGCCGAATTGCTCGGCAGTCGGGTTTGA
- the pcaH gene encoding protocatechuate 3,4-dioxygenase subunit beta, with translation MSEDSRFVIRDRNWHPKAFTPDYKTSIARSPRQALVSIAQSISETTGPDFTRLKMGRHDNDLLLNFNNGGLPIGERILVCGRVMDQYGKPIPHTFVEMWQANAGGRYRHKNDRYLAPLDPNFGGVGRALTDSEGNYSFRTVKPGPYPWRNGPNDWRPAHIHFSISGPSIATKLITQLYFEGDPLIPLCPIVKSIANPDAVQTLIAKLDMSMANPMDCLAYRFDIVLRGQRKTHFENC, from the coding sequence ATGTCCGAGGACAGCCGTTTCGTCATCCGTGATCGCAATTGGCACCCCAAAGCCTTCACCCCCGATTACAAGACCTCCATCGCTCGTTCACCGCGCCAGGCGCTGGTGAGCATTGCGCAATCGATTTCGGAAACCACCGGGCCGGATTTCACCCGCTTGAAAATGGGCAGGCACGACAACGACCTGCTGCTCAATTTCAACAACGGCGGCCTGCCCATCGGTGAGCGCATTCTGGTGTGCGGCCGGGTGATGGATCAGTACGGCAAGCCGATCCCCCATACTTTCGTGGAAATGTGGCAGGCCAACGCCGGCGGCCGCTATCGCCACAAGAACGACCGCTACCTGGCTCCGCTGGACCCGAACTTTGGCGGTGTCGGTCGCGCCCTGACCGACAGCGAAGGCAACTACAGCTTCCGTACCGTCAAGCCAGGCCCGTACCCGTGGCGCAACGGCCCCAATGACTGGCGCCCGGCGCACATCCATTTCTCCATCAGTGGCCCGTCGATCGCCACCAAACTGATCACTCAGCTGTATTTCGAAGGGGATCCGCTGATCCCGCTGTGCCCGATCGTCAAGTCGATCGCCAACCCGGACGCGGTACAGACGCTGATCGCCAAGCTCGACATGAGCATGGCCAACCCCATGGACTGCCTGGCCTACCGCTTCGATATCGTGCTGCGCGGCCAGCGCAAGACCCACTTCGAGAATTGCTGA
- the pcaG gene encoding protocatechuate 3,4-dioxygenase subunit alpha: protein MPVELLPETASQTAGPYVHIGLALAAAGNPTRDQEIWNQMAKPGAPGEHITLIGHVYDGNGHLVRDAFLELWQADHLGRYDAEYDLDKPFNGFGRTATTFDAGSEWTVQTVKPGVVDNAAGVPMAPHINVALFARGINIHLHTRLYFEDEAEANGKDPVLNLIEQPSRRETLIARRCEVDGKPAYRFDIRIQGDGETVFFDF, encoded by the coding sequence ATGCCTGTCGAACTCTTGCCCGAAACCGCTTCGCAAACCGCCGGCCCCTACGTGCATATCGGCCTGGCCCTGGCCGCCGCCGGCAACCCGACCCGCGACCAGGAGATCTGGAACCAGATGGCCAAGCCCGGTGCGCCGGGCGAGCACATCACCCTGATCGGTCACGTCTACGACGGCAACGGCCACCTGGTCCGCGACGCCTTTCTGGAACTCTGGCAGGCCGATCACCTGGGCCGTTACGATGCCGAATACGATCTGGACAAACCCTTCAACGGGTTTGGCCGTACCGCCACCACCTTCGATGCCGGCAGCGAGTGGACGGTTCAGACCGTCAAGCCCGGTGTGGTCGACAACGCCGCCGGTGTGCCGATGGCGCCGCATATCAACGTCGCGCTGTTCGCCCGTGGCATCAATATCCACCTGCATACGCGCCTGTATTTCGAAGACGAAGCCGAGGCCAATGGCAAGGATCCGGTGCTCAACCTGATCGAGCAGCCGTCGCGGCGCGAAACCCTGATCGCCAGGCGCTGCGAGGTTGACGGCAAACCGGCCTACCGATTTGATATACGCATTCAGGGGGACGGCGAAACGGTGTTTTTTGATTTCTGA
- the glgA gene encoding glycogen synthase GlgA — MGNAVAATRFDQSVSVETPLKPHNTITNLHAVKKKILFVSPELADLIKVGGLGDVSASLPRAMNADHDVRVLIPGYRQVLQSGHAIRDVGSVPGHAALPPARIGCMTLPDGLIVYVLICPELFDRDGTPYADAHGRDWQDNHIRFASLGLAAAEIAAGTACLSWCPEVVHANDWPAALAPAYMSWRGLQTPTVFTIHNLAYQGLCSLECSPELGLPSSACGHQGMEFYGRLSFLKAGLVYSDHVTTVSANYAREITTPEFGCGLEGMLQFKVQLNQLSGIPNGIDDSWDSVNDPHLVQGFDAHDWEGKRVNTRHVEQMFSLEQSDGPLFAVVSRLVQQKGIDMTLEIADTIVAEGGRIAIIGRGEEHLEEAVRELARRHPGKVGANVGFNEADARCMFAGSDFLLMPSRFEPCGLSQMYAQRFGSLPIARATGGLADTIEDGVNGFLFDEPSTDSYLAAVRRAMAIYRNPELLNAMRAHAMAAPLYWTQSVEPYAALYRKLLAAKKSGGKLV; from the coding sequence ATGGGAAACGCTGTTGCAGCAACACGGTTTGACCAGTCGGTCTCAGTAGAAACACCCCTCAAGCCACACAACACAATTACCAATCTGCACGCGGTCAAGAAGAAGATCCTCTTCGTCAGCCCCGAGCTGGCCGACCTCATCAAGGTGGGCGGCCTGGGTGACGTGTCCGCGTCGCTGCCACGGGCGATGAACGCGGATCACGACGTCCGGGTGCTGATCCCTGGCTACCGCCAGGTGCTGCAGAGCGGTCACGCGATTCGTGACGTTGGCAGCGTGCCGGGCCATGCCGCCCTGCCCCCCGCGCGCATTGGCTGCATGACCCTGCCGGACGGCCTGATCGTCTACGTGCTGATCTGCCCCGAACTGTTCGACCGTGATGGCACGCCCTACGCCGACGCCCATGGCCGCGACTGGCAGGACAACCACATCCGCTTCGCCAGCCTAGGCCTGGCAGCCGCCGAAATCGCCGCCGGCACCGCCTGCCTGAGCTGGTGCCCGGAAGTGGTCCACGCCAATGACTGGCCAGCCGCCCTGGCCCCGGCCTACATGAGCTGGCGAGGCCTGCAGACCCCCACCGTGTTCACCATCCACAACCTCGCCTACCAGGGCCTGTGCAGCCTGGAATGCAGCCCGGAGCTGGGCTTGCCGTCGTCGGCCTGTGGCCACCAGGGCATGGAGTTCTATGGCCGCCTGTCGTTTCTCAAGGCCGGCCTGGTGTACTCCGACCACGTCACCACGGTGAGCGCCAATTACGCCCGCGAGATCACCACCCCCGAATTCGGCTGCGGCCTGGAAGGCATGCTGCAGTTCAAGGTGCAGCTCAACCAGCTCAGCGGCATTCCCAACGGCATCGACGACAGCTGGGACTCGGTCAACGACCCGCACCTGGTCCAGGGCTTCGATGCCCACGACTGGGAAGGCAAACGGGTAAACACCCGCCACGTCGAGCAGATGTTCAGCCTGGAGCAGAGCGACGGCCCGCTGTTCGCCGTGGTATCGCGCCTGGTGCAGCAGAAAGGCATCGACATGACCCTGGAGATCGCCGACACCATCGTCGCCGAGGGCGGTCGCATCGCCATCATCGGCCGCGGTGAGGAGCACCTCGAGGAAGCCGTTCGCGAACTGGCTCGCCGTCACCCCGGCAAGGTCGGCGCCAACGTCGGCTTCAACGAGGCGGACGCGCGCTGCATGTTCGCCGGCAGCGATTTCCTGCTGATGCCCTCGCGTTTCGAGCCCTGCGGCCTGAGCCAGATGTACGCCCAGCGCTTCGGTTCGCTGCCGATCGCCCGCGCCACCGGTGGCCTGGCCGACACCATCGAAGATGGCGTCAACGGCTTCCTGTTCGACGAGCCGAGCACCGACAGCTACCTGGCCGCCGTACGACGCGCCATGGCCATTTACCGTAACCCGGAACTGCTCAACGCCATGCGCGCCCACGCCATGGCCGCGCCGCTGTACTGGACGCAGTCCGTGGAACCCTATGCCGCGCTGTATCGCAAGCTGCTGGCCGCAAAGAAATCGGGTGGGAAACTGGTCTGA
- a CDS encoding class II fumarate hydratase gives MSRTETDSIGPIEVPEEAYWGAQTQRSRINFAIGEERMPLAVVHALALIKKAAARINDRIGDLPQDIARLIEQAADEVIAGQHDEQFPLVVWQTGSGTQSNMNVNEVIAGRANELAGNPRGGKSPVHPNDHVNRAQSSNDCFPTAMHIAAAGAVQRDLLPAIAELSEALADQAARHNRLVKTGRTHMMDATPITFGQELSAFVAQLELAQQAIRATLPAVCELAQGGTAVGTGLNSPPGFGEAIAAELAALSGLPLKSAPNKFAALAGHEPLTALSGALKTLAVALMKIANDLRLLGSGPRGGLAEVRLPANEPGSSIMPGKVNPTQCEALSMLACQVMGNDVTIGFAASQGHLQLNVYKPVIIHNVLQSIRLLADGCRNFREHCVLGLEPDAPRMAEHLERGLMLVTALNPHIGYDKAAEIAKKAYNEGTTLREAALALGHLTDEQFDTWVRPETMLQAGHHD, from the coding sequence ATGAGCCGCACCGAAACCGACAGCATCGGCCCCATCGAAGTCCCTGAAGAGGCCTACTGGGGCGCCCAGACCCAGCGTTCGCGGATCAACTTCGCGATTGGCGAGGAACGCATGCCGCTGGCGGTGGTGCACGCCCTGGCGCTGATCAAGAAGGCCGCTGCGCGTATCAACGACCGCATCGGCGACCTGCCCCAGGACATCGCCCGGCTGATCGAGCAGGCCGCCGACGAGGTGATCGCCGGCCAGCATGATGAACAGTTTCCCCTGGTGGTCTGGCAGACCGGCAGCGGCACCCAGAGCAACATGAACGTCAACGAGGTGATCGCCGGGCGCGCCAACGAGCTGGCCGGCAACCCCCGGGGCGGCAAGAGTCCGGTGCACCCCAACGACCACGTCAACCGGGCGCAGAGCTCCAACGACTGCTTCCCCACCGCCATGCACATCGCCGCCGCCGGCGCCGTGCAGCGCGACCTGCTGCCGGCCATCGCCGAGCTGTCCGAAGCCCTGGCCGACCAGGCCGCGCGCCACAACCGCCTGGTGAAGACCGGCCGCACCCACATGATGGATGCCACGCCCATCACCTTCGGCCAGGAGCTGTCGGCGTTCGTCGCCCAGCTGGAGCTGGCCCAGCAGGCGATTCGCGCCACCCTGCCGGCGGTCTGCGAACTGGCCCAGGGCGGCACGGCGGTGGGCACCGGCCTGAATTCGCCCCCCGGCTTCGGCGAGGCGATCGCCGCGGAACTGGCGGCCCTCAGCGGCCTGCCGCTGAAGAGCGCGCCGAACAAGTTCGCCGCCCTCGCCGGCCACGAGCCGCTGACCGCGCTGTCCGGCGCCCTGAAGACCCTTGCCGTGGCGCTGATGAAGATCGCCAACGACCTGCGCCTGCTCGGCTCCGGCCCACGCGGCGGCCTGGCCGAAGTGCGCCTGCCGGCCAACGAGCCGGGCAGCTCGATCATGCCCGGCAAGGTCAACCCGACCCAGTGCGAAGCCCTGTCGATGCTCGCCTGCCAGGTGATGGGCAATGACGTGACCATCGGTTTCGCGGCGAGCCAGGGCCATCTGCAGCTCAACGTCTACAAGCCGGTGATCATCCATAACGTGCTGCAATCGATCCGCCTGCTGGCCGATGGCTGCCGCAACTTCCGCGAGCATTGCGTGCTGGGCCTGGAACCCGACGCCCCGCGCATGGCCGAGCACCTGGAACGCGGCCTGATGCTGGTCACCGCGCTGAACCCCCATATCGGCTACGACAAGGCCGCGGAAATCGCCAAGAAGGCCTACAACGAGGGCACCACCCTGCGCGAGGCAGCGCTGGCGCTGGGCCATCTGACTGACGAGCAGTTCGACACCTGGGTGCGCCCGGAAACCATGCTGCAGGCCGGCCACCATGACTGA
- a CDS encoding SDR family NAD(P)-dependent oxidoreductase, which produces MDLGLKDRVALITGAAGGIGLATARLLAEEGVKLVLTDREQDALQQSTARLAGDPLLIAADMTRQAEVDDLVRQAEARFGQVDIVVHTAGVTGAKGDPLALTDADYQEAWDTDFFTAVRIARATVPAMRRRGWGRLVCITSENAVQPYWDEAVYNVAKAALAAFIKNLSYKEAAHGVLCNTVAPAFIETGMTDGMMKKRADEMGVSFEEAVESFLKEERPGIVQQRRGQPEEVAAAIALLVSARASFINGSNLRVDGGSVQSVQN; this is translated from the coding sequence ATGGACCTGGGCTTGAAAGACCGTGTGGCACTGATCACCGGGGCGGCGGGCGGCATCGGTCTGGCGACCGCGCGCCTGCTGGCGGAAGAGGGCGTGAAGCTGGTGCTGACCGACCGCGAGCAGGACGCCTTGCAGCAATCCACTGCCCGCCTGGCCGGTGATCCGCTGTTGATCGCCGCGGACATGACCCGGCAAGCCGAGGTCGATGACCTGGTCCGCCAGGCCGAAGCACGCTTTGGCCAAGTCGATATCGTGGTGCACACCGCTGGCGTGACCGGTGCCAAGGGCGACCCGTTGGCGCTGACCGACGCCGACTACCAGGAAGCCTGGGACACCGACTTCTTCACCGCCGTGCGTATCGCCCGCGCGACCGTGCCGGCCATGCGTCGGCGCGGCTGGGGCCGGCTGGTCTGCATCACTTCGGAAAACGCCGTGCAGCCCTATTGGGACGAAGCCGTCTACAACGTGGCCAAGGCCGCGCTGGCGGCCTTCATCAAGAACCTGTCGTACAAGGAAGCCGCCCATGGCGTGCTGTGCAATACGGTAGCGCCGGCCTTTATCGAAACCGGCATGACCGACGGCATGATGAAAAAGCGCGCCGACGAGATGGGCGTGAGCTTCGAGGAAGCGGTAGAGAGCTTCCTGAAGGAGGAGCGTCCGGGCATCGTCCAGCAGCGACGTGGCCAGCCCGAGGAGGTGGCGGCGGCAATCGCCTTGCTGGTATCGGCGCGCGCCTCGTTTATCAACGGCAGCAACCTGCGCGTCGATGGTGGCTCGGTGCAGAGCGTGCAGAACTAG
- the pcaQ gene encoding pca operon transcription factor PcaQ: protein MNLDTRIKFRHLTCFLEIARQRSFAKAADALAVSQPAISKTLKELEAILDASLFERGKAGVSLTSAGLAFMRYAGPCVQALRDGVNSLRSGEHDAGQVRVGVLSTVESLLIPDVVRRLHQRHAALVVSVATGPSAYLLAQLRVGELDLVVGRMTDSPDIQGLTFEHLYSESMSLVVRPGHPLLALGDAGLSQLGDYPAVLPLAGTTIRRYADSLFVQCGVPQPRQRLETLSPALSRRYVQQSDAVWVAPLDAVRLDLQNGDLAELALGIREPGGSVGICSNATLPLSLAAQWCCETLRELAGERNAALGCSA, encoded by the coding sequence ATGAACCTCGACACCCGCATCAAGTTTCGCCACCTCACCTGCTTTCTCGAGATCGCCCGCCAGCGCAGTTTCGCCAAGGCCGCCGACGCCCTGGCCGTCAGCCAGCCGGCCATCTCCAAGACGCTCAAGGAGCTGGAGGCCATCCTCGACGCCTCGCTGTTCGAGCGCGGCAAGGCGGGCGTCAGCCTGACCTCGGCGGGGCTGGCCTTCATGCGCTACGCCGGCCCTTGCGTGCAGGCGCTGCGCGACGGCGTGAACAGCCTGCGCAGTGGCGAACATGATGCCGGGCAGGTGCGCGTCGGCGTGCTGTCCACCGTGGAGAGCTTGTTGATTCCCGACGTGGTGCGGCGCCTGCACCAGCGTCATGCGGCCCTGGTGGTCAGCGTCGCCACCGGGCCCAGCGCCTACCTGCTGGCGCAGCTGCGTGTCGGCGAACTGGACCTGGTGGTCGGGCGCATGACCGACAGCCCGGATATCCAGGGCCTGACCTTCGAGCATCTGTACAGCGAGTCGATGAGCCTGGTGGTGCGCCCCGGGCATCCGCTGCTGGCCCTGGGCGATGCCGGTCTCAGCCAATTGGGCGACTACCCCGCGGTGCTGCCGCTGGCTGGCACCACCATCCGCCGTTACGCCGACAGCCTGTTCGTGCAATGCGGCGTGCCCCAGCCACGCCAGCGCCTGGAGACCCTGTCGCCGGCGCTCAGCCGCCGCTACGTGCAGCAGAGCGACGCGGTGTGGGTGGCACCGCTCGATGCCGTGCGCCTCGACCTGCAGAACGGCGACCTGGCCGAGCTGGCCCTGGGTATCCGCGAGCCCGGGGGGTCCGTGGGCATCTGCAGCAACGCCACGCTGCCCCTGTCGCTGGCAGCGCAGTGGTGCTGCGAGACATTGCGGGAACTGGCCGGCGAGCGAAACGCCGCCCTCGGTTGCTCTGCCTGA
- the zapE gene encoding cell division protein ZapE — translation MISDSDLDVPAEQIDARIHQGFTAALEARGFHADSQQQQAIDTLGQWLQGWCAGRRGWLRKPAAGVYLWGGVGRGKSFVMDAFFAAAPFTAKRRVHFHAFLQELQQRMQAFAGQPDPLVLAIRALAKDIRLLCFDEFHVHDIGDAMLLRRLLDVLVEEGVGLVMTSNYPPAGLCPNPLYRERFTPAIEMLEKRFTVLALDAGTDYRELPGNAQQWGEYLWPQSAGGLAYLQRWLALDEQAQRDQVLTVNHHPLQVRALAPGRAWLEFAELCGSAHSTADFLWLLQRYPRLALTGVPSLDSQPTDACQRFINLVDIAYDAGATLLLCSEFSLERLCRGSAHQDFVRTRSRLGQLHKRELVTEGPGREPRAICDKEC, via the coding sequence TTGATTTCTGACAGTGACCTAGATGTGCCCGCCGAGCAGATCGACGCGCGCATCCACCAGGGTTTCACCGCGGCCCTCGAGGCCCGCGGTTTTCATGCCGACAGTCAGCAACAGCAAGCAATCGATACGCTCGGGCAGTGGCTGCAGGGCTGGTGCGCCGGGCGCCGTGGCTGGCTGCGCAAGCCGGCGGCCGGCGTGTACCTGTGGGGTGGCGTGGGGCGCGGCAAGAGCTTCGTGATGGATGCCTTCTTCGCCGCGGCGCCGTTCACCGCCAAGCGCCGCGTGCATTTCCACGCCTTCTTGCAGGAGTTGCAACAGCGCATGCAGGCGTTCGCCGGCCAGCCCGACCCGCTGGTACTGGCGATCCGCGCGCTGGCCAAGGATATCCGCCTGCTGTGCTTCGACGAATTCCACGTGCATGACATCGGTGATGCCATGCTCTTGCGCCGGTTGCTCGACGTGCTGGTCGAGGAGGGCGTCGGTCTGGTGATGACCTCCAACTATCCGCCCGCCGGGCTGTGCCCCAACCCGCTGTACCGCGAGCGCTTCACTCCGGCCATCGAGATGCTCGAGAAGCGTTTCACGGTGCTGGCCCTGGATGCCGGCACCGACTACCGCGAATTGCCCGGTAACGCCCAGCAGTGGGGCGAATACCTGTGGCCACAGTCGGCCGGCGGGCTGGCTTATCTGCAGCGCTGGCTGGCGCTGGATGAGCAGGCGCAGCGCGATCAGGTCCTGACCGTCAACCACCATCCGCTGCAGGTGCGGGCCCTGGCGCCCGGTCGCGCCTGGCTGGAGTTCGCCGAGCTGTGTGGCAGCGCCCACTCCACGGCGGATTTTCTCTGGCTGCTGCAGCGCTATCCGCGCCTGGCGCTGACCGGGGTGCCGAGCCTGGATTCGCAGCCCACCGATGCCTGCCAGCGCTTCATCAACCTGGTGGATATCGCCTACGATGCCGGCGCCACGCTGCTGCTGTGCAGCGAGTTCAGTCTCGAGCGCCTGTGCCGCGGCTCCGCCCATCAGGATTTCGTGCGAACCCGCAGCCGCCTCGGTCAATTGCACAAACGAGAACTGGTGACCGAAGGCCCTGGCCGAGAGCCCCGCGCCATCTGCGACAAGGAATGCTGA
- a CDS encoding AEC family transporter, protein MLHILQITAPIFLLIGLGYLAAMGGLLNREQVRGIGAFVITFAMPALLIRTLGTSPIQQTLMPGYLIAYALGSLAAFTLAFGVSRWLRGDNLSGSAINAMGMSVSNSGFVGYPLVAAAIGSPAVLGMAMGMLVENLLMIPLALVLAEAGKQQGGGGLRVLGMTFGRLLKNPVIVGIIIGLGVSLLGIEIPPLLFKPIDMLAGVSAPLALFVIGAGLFGMKARGVWLDAAWISGGKLILHPLAVLCAFMLVPGVDPVMMAVGVLFACSPMMSIFPILGQRFGLEDRCSATLLVATVLSFVTISLALLFIGAGTS, encoded by the coding sequence GTGCTGCACATCCTCCAGATCACCGCACCGATCTTCCTGCTGATCGGCCTCGGCTACCTCGCGGCCATGGGCGGCCTGCTCAACCGCGAGCAGGTGCGGGGCATCGGCGCGTTCGTGATCACCTTCGCCATGCCGGCGCTGCTGATCAGGACCCTGGGCACCTCGCCGATCCAGCAGACCCTGATGCCCGGCTACCTGATCGCCTACGCGCTCGGCTCCCTGGCGGCCTTCACCCTGGCCTTCGGCGTGTCGCGCTGGCTGCGCGGCGACAACCTCTCGGGCTCGGCCATCAACGCCATGGGCATGTCGGTTTCCAACAGCGGTTTCGTCGGCTACCCGCTGGTGGCGGCCGCCATCGGTTCGCCGGCGGTGCTGGGCATGGCCATGGGCATGCTGGTCGAGAACCTGCTGATGATTCCCCTGGCGCTGGTACTGGCCGAGGCGGGCAAGCAGCAGGGCGGCGGCGGGCTCAGGGTGCTGGGCATGACCTTCGGGCGACTGCTGAAGAACCCGGTGATCGTCGGCATCATCATCGGCCTGGGGGTATCGCTGCTGGGCATCGAGATTCCCCCGTTGCTGTTCAAGCCCATCGACATGCTCGCCGGGGTGTCGGCGCCCCTGGCGCTGTTCGTGATCGGCGCCGGCCTGTTCGGCATGAAGGCCCGCGGCGTGTGGCTCGATGCGGCGTGGATCTCGGGCGGCAAGCTGATCCTTCACCCATTGGCAGTGCTTTGCGCCTTCATGCTGGTGCCGGGCGTCGACCCGGTGATGATGGCGGTGGGCGTGCTGTTCGCCTGCTCGCCGATGATGAGCATCTTCCCGATCCTCGGCCAGCGCTTCGGCCTCGAGGACCGCTGCAGCGCGACGCTGCTGGTGGCCACCGTGCTGTCGTTCGTCACCATCAGCCTAGCGCTGCTGTTTATCGGCGCGGGGACGTCCTGA
- a CDS encoding DUF2059 domain-containing protein: MSRIPALCIAALMAVGSTQVLADARSHAADAERFLQLANADKLAVPVYAQVQQMFAQRFAETKAPESKKAVLESYQAKANAELDKAVGWDKLKPDMVKLYTSNFSEQELKDLIAFYQSPLGQKVLKQMPALTAQSAQITQAKLESAVPAVNKLLSDMGNELGAKKP; this comes from the coding sequence ATGTCCCGTATCCCCGCGCTTTGCATTGCCGCTCTGATGGCCGTCGGTAGCACCCAGGTGCTGGCCGATGCCCGCAGCCATGCCGCCGATGCCGAGCGCTTCCTGCAGCTCGCCAACGCCGACAAGCTGGCTGTTCCGGTTTACGCCCAGGTGCAGCAGATGTTCGCCCAGCGCTTCGCCGAAACCAAGGCGCCGGAGAGCAAGAAGGCCGTGCTGGAAAGCTACCAGGCCAAGGCCAACGCCGAGCTGGACAAGGCGGTCGGCTGGGACAAGCTCAAGCCGGACATGGTCAAGCTGTACACCAGCAACTTCAGTGAGCAGGAGCTCAAGGACCTGATCGCCTTCTACCAGTCGCCCCTGGGCCAGAAGGTGCTCAAGCAGATGCCGGCGCTCACCGCCCAGTCCGCGCAGATCACCCAGGCCAAGCTGGAAAGCGCCGTGCCGGCGGTCAACAAGCTGCTCAGCGACATGGGCAACGAATTGGGCGCCAAGAAGCCCTGA
- a CDS encoding BolA family protein — protein sequence MPKIDQLRNAFAALQPEHLEVLDESHMHSRGLETHYKAVIVSPQFDGLNAVKRHQKVYGVLGELMGQVHALALHTYTPQEWALQGAAPDSPTCRGGSKHDL from the coding sequence ATGCCCAAGATCGACCAGCTGCGTAACGCCTTTGCCGCCCTGCAACCCGAGCACCTCGAGGTGCTGGACGAAAGCCACATGCACAGCCGTGGCCTGGAGACCCATTACAAGGCGGTGATCGTCAGCCCGCAGTTCGACGGCCTCAATGCCGTCAAGCGCCACCAGAAGGTCTATGGCGTGCTGGGCGAGCTGATGGGCCAGGTGCATGCGTTGGCCTTGCATACCTACACGCCGCAGGAGTGGGCCCTGCAAGGGGCTGCACCGGATTCGCCAACCTGCCGCGGTGGCAGTAAGCACGACCTTTGA
- a CDS encoding DUF2804 domain-containing protein: MNSPFVPSPPIPLCDARGRLNPEAVGWSSQPRVDCSLPGNLGRRKRWNHWNICTPDWTLSLIQADLDYVGYGAAYFLDLGSGRHVALNQLSLLARGCHLPDTPLGGHAFEHPRLQLHFNEYPGRVRLTATSPNIGGQPLHLALDIQRPAHLESVNLVVPFGNQGFHATCRQVGLPVTGSVHLGARDYECASGHSFASMDFGRGVWPLYSQWTRAVFAAPGGIGGNFGSGWTEHSGLTENALWFGGALLHLEQAVQISQTRQAHLAPWQLCTEDGQVDLTFTPRQAHVARPRLGLGLLYADTHEWFGQYDGLLRNALGERVPVRAAQGWIGTSQTRW; this comes from the coding sequence ATGAACAGCCCCTTCGTTCCCTCACCGCCGATCCCGCTATGCGACGCCCGCGGGCGACTCAACCCCGAGGCCGTCGGCTGGTCGTCGCAGCCGCGGGTCGACTGCTCGCTGCCGGGCAACCTGGGGCGTCGCAAACGCTGGAACCACTGGAACATCTGCACCCCGGACTGGACGCTGTCGCTGATCCAGGCCGATCTCGACTACGTCGGTTATGGTGCCGCCTACTTTCTCGACCTGGGCAGCGGCCGCCATGTCGCCCTCAACCAGCTCAGCCTGCTCGCCCGCGGCTGCCACCTGCCGGACACGCCCCTGGGCGGCCACGCCTTCGAGCACCCGCGACTGCAGTTGCATTTCAACGAGTACCCCGGCCGCGTGCGGCTGACCGCCACCTCACCGAATATCGGCGGCCAGCCCCTGCACCTGGCCCTGGACATCCAGCGCCCCGCTCACCTGGAGTCGGTGAACCTGGTGGTGCCCTTCGGCAACCAGGGCTTTCATGCCACCTGCCGTCAGGTGGGCCTGCCCGTCACCGGCAGCGTGCACCTGGGTGCCAGGGACTATGAGTGCGCCAGTGGCCACAGCTTCGCCTCCATGGACTTCGGCCGCGGCGTCTGGCCGCTGTACAGCCAATGGACGCGCGCGGTGTTCGCGGCGCCCGGCGGCATCGGCGGCAACTTCGGCAGCGGCTGGACCGAGCACAGCGGGCTGACGGAAAACGCCCTGTGGTTCGGCGGCGCCTTGCTGCATCTGGAGCAGGCCGTGCAGATCAGCCAGACCCGCCAGGCGCACCTGGCGCCCTGGCAGCTGTGCACCGAGGACGGCCAGGTCGACCTCACCTTCACCCCGCGCCAGGCCCACGTCGCCAGACCGCGCCTCGGCCTGGGCCTGCTGTATGCCGACACCCATGAGTGGTTCGGCCAGTACGACGGCCTGCTGCGCAATGCCCTGGGAGAACGTGTGCCGGTACGCGCCGCACAGGGCTGGATCGGCACGAGCCAAACGCGCTGGTAG